ACACCATCTACCAAAGAAAACTatggagaagaaaaagcaaagaaatGTTCTTCATTCACTACTTTCCTCCATATCTTTTATGAGGGGATCCTTGGGAAGGCAATTGTCACATCTCCAGGTGTGCgtttattatatgataaatatattctaaaaatagGTCAAACTGTCACACAGAGAAATGTAAAGGTAGAAAATTAGGGATTGATTCATCGTTGTTATGTTTCACTGCTCAAAACACGATAAATAGAATATGCAGTAGCACATAAATTCAAACTACACAGATTTGAAACAGTTCCCAACTACAGAGTAGCCAGTAAAAAGAAACTAGGTAATCACTTCAATTCACTACAGCAGACTCATCATGATTTGATGTTTGGAAAACCCCCCAGAAAGGAGGATACAATAAACCTACAAGATAATTTAATAACGACTGACCAAGAAAAAGTCTTCGTCATCAAGAACCTCAACATCTTTATTTCCAACAAAATGCTCTCGGCCAATTGCCTTCACTATATTGGCAAATTCTATCCTTTTCTCAAAAGGGAGAGGTACAAATGGTAGCCTAAAAACGGGCCTGACAACCCCAAGTTGAGCAAGAGCAGTGTTCAACCCAATGGGGTTTGGCATGTGGAAAAGCCAGTCAATCAGAGGTAAGAGCTTAGAATTTAGCCTAGGATTTAAACCATACATCAGTTCCCGCATTAGACCAGGAACCAGGTTGCTTGTAACAGATATCACTCCAGTAGCCCCATAATCCCATCTAGCATCATGGCATTGATCATCATTTCCACTCCACACAACAATGTCATTGTCTGTATACTGCTTGATCCGATCATTTCCAACACACTCCTTGACACCAGCTAAGTTAGAACTTTCAGCTAAGGTTTGAATTACATGTGGAGGAATGTCTTGACCAGTCCGTGAAGGCACATTATAGATTATAGTGGGTCCCATCGGAAGCACACTTTGAAAGTGAGCAACCATGCCATCCAACGAGGTTTTTCCGTAGTAGGGGTTTATGTGAAGGGCAGCATGCATTCCAACAGCAAAACCCTGCTCAGTGGCATGAATTGCTTCCCTGGTGGAGTTGCTTCCAGTATTTCCAATAACCTTAACTTTCCCACCAAAACAGTTAACTGTATGAGCAATGAGCATTATGTGCTCCTCCCAGCTCATTAATTGTCCTTCACCAGTTGTCCCACCAACAATAACACCTTCGACCCCTTCTCCAATCTGCATATTCACCAAGTCATCGTACGCTTCAAGATCAAATCGCCCATCAGGTAGGTATGGAGTTTTGATGGCAGTTATCAACCTCAGACACTTTATGTCCTCTGGGGAAGTCCTGTAAATGCAATACATTAAAATAAGCAGTAGCCCAAATAAGCAGCAATGAAAACCGAaagccaaaaataaaaattttatattacatttaaatatGTACGAATATagtttcattataaaaatatatatggccgtgtaaatagatttaaaaaaaatttcagtaCAAATATACATATCAAGTATATAGATGACATAAAACCCTTGCTAAGCAAAGGACGGATTGGATAAGAAGTGCAAATTAAGTTCAAAGTGCAAATTAGTGAGAGAGAACATTGCTTAAAGCTCTAGATGCATCACATCATCTGTGTCTCGTCCAGAAATCCTACCCAGAGCATGCATCCTACAGTTCCCACCTAATTTAGACAATACGCACATGTACACATGATAAAAACAGTTTCAGAAATGAAAAGATATGAAAacaaatgtatatataatttagtagaAAATTGAATGGATTTATAACAGTAAACTTCAAACCCACCTATTCTTCAACTCAAAGCTGCGCATTGGGAGGTGCAAACTAGGTTTCACAGCTGCTTGTGGAGGCTTCCAGTTTGAGCTCCtgattaatatagaaattatttaacatCAAACGTAGCAAAATTTGGAAAGAGTGGTATTTTTCAAAACGTAATCGGCACCGATACACACAGTCGTACATACATGCATGTGACAAAGAGAAAACCATATTGCAACTACAAATATAGAATACTGATTTGAAATTGGAAAGAGTAAACACttgattaaaaagtaaaaagctGACACCCAAAAGTAAGGAGGCAGAGACATGGAGCACACTTATGGGGTGAATGTACAGAGAGTCCTTTTCACTCTAGTTTATCATCTTACTATCTTTCATTATCCTAAACGAAGAAACATTATTTCCCATGAAGAACTGGAAAGAGGTAACCACGAGGCATAACTGTTTAGTCAAGTTTACAAGTAGAAAGGGACGAAACATTCAAGAAATCGAACATTAAAGAAGAGAACAAGAGAGTCCTATTGCATTTCCGTCTTACTTCTACAAATCTCATTGTACTCCTCATAATAATCAATCAGTAGTAAATATGACTAGACTAAAAGGCTATTATTGCAGAAACAcaataatcaaataaacaaCAGAAAAACGGTATTAAAAAGGGGCGATCCTTTACAGTAAAAAAAACCCTCTAACACATGGTTATCAAGGAATTGCGGCTATAACCAAAAGGAACTGTCAGTGGTACGGCCACTATTCTGAATGCTATAAATAcagattaaataatttatgtaacaCATATAAATGCTCAAAAACAGAACATATTATACACTATGTGAAAGATAAATCGAGTGCTGTGCTGATTTCATCTTCAGTGTTATTATGTATTGTAATTGTAAATCCTTGTATTTATTTATGACTCTTTAAGtctcaatatataaataatattctcCGCTATGCAGTTGACACACATAATCCATCATATATGTTCTCATTTCTTTTCCCTCTCACTAGAGCTAaacacaacaataacaaacatcTAGAAATGAAATAAGTGTTAGTCTCCAAGAGGATGGTGCTACAAATAAAAGAACTGCTTTGAGGTTGACAAATGAtggtaaaaataaaccaaaaaagaCAGGACAATCAGAATTCAGAACTGAAAACAGAGATAGAATGTTTTGAACAAGGAATCAAGGCAGGTTTTTAAAACTCATCAAAGTTTTTGTGCCGCTAAAACGCACAAAGCGACAAAACATATTTGAATGTACTACACACTAGAGTGCAAAGGGTAACTCAATCCAGTGTTGATTCAAATTCAAGTGCCTCACAAACTCAATTAACCCGGAAAAATCAAAATGCCAATATCCTTTACCCATGTATGCCCCTTAGAGGCTTTCTCACTTCagataaacaatttaaaaaatccaCCAAACAGCGAATCAAACCTAATAACCCATCGTTAACACATAACCAAGTAACGAACAACCTACACAAACAACACTGCCTTTAGTCAGATTTCAGAAACCATCCAATACATCAATAATCCTTGGAACTCCAATTTCGAAATTACAAAATCCGAAAACgagaaaacaaacaacaacaacaacagcactaataataattaaaattgatgaGGAAAATGAACCTGGTGTTTTTATTATTGGTGACATTGGAGGGGTAATCGGGGAAGGTGGCAGCTCTGAAGCAAAGGGTTTTGAGTGTAGCCATGATTTGAGAAACTGGAGAAGAAGATCCGAATGGGAAGATCAAAACGGTGTCGTTGGAAGGGAGATCTTAGAAGAGGAATGGGAAGAAGATGACTTCAGTGAGAGTAGAAAATGGCGGCGAAGAGTACTTTGGCTTTTTTCTATGTGCGAAACGGAAAATGACACACACCACTGCACCTGTCTACTCTTCCACACTTCTTAAACTCCCAAgaacaaaaatacaataaaatattatttttcaagttaaaagcaatttaaagaattaaaaaatcatattacaaACTTACGTATTTTACACATTGTACTTCGTTTTAATATTACTCCTTTGTTATATCATTggtttagaaaataaattccaaaaaaaaaaactattgtgTAAAAGgtgaataaaagaagaaatgtATATctcatgaatttatttttaataccaCTAAAAATATCTGTTATCATTAAAGATAtcttatctatatatataaacgaaagtttatcttttgttttatccTAAATGTAACTTGTATCCTAACATAGTATGTAGATGTGTATAGAAAATAATACATTGAGAAAAGAGACAAAATATTAACAGCATTTGTACTAAAAgatgtttttgtttgttgataTGGTTCCTCTCTTTTCGACAACAATTACGGTTCCTTGTGTTTGACTAGGCGCATGTTTACATTGAAGGCCAAAGTTGTTAAACTTATCTCTTAGTAAGAGTTAAAATGTAGTTCAGAAACATCtttttagaaagaaataaaaaaaaatagatttttcaaCATTACCtttggtattattattatttttattttattttattatttgaaagtCTTGGAGAGGacacttttaaatataaatttttatttttgtctcattatgaattttattatttttcaatatgatggtaaaagtttttaattctttttcaataaaataaaatatttatagattgTGTAATTTTAAAGtcattaaaacaaattatgagtagattcatttgatatatatttctagataaattaatgtttttaggAGGTTTGATTGAGGAGATTCTGGAATACACTAATTTGATCGTTGAAATGTGATCAAACTCTAAATTACTACAAGTAAGAAGTCTACATGCAAAAACTTTCATTAGTAAGAGATGTTGGGtgaatatttatgaataaaagtaattatgAGAATATTATACATGTAAACTTTTgttatttgtatataaattttgtttttatcatataatattatatatatggatGACAACAACGGGTCAGATCGGCATGTCGCGGGTAACTAGTTTAGAAAATATTCATGGGTATTTTAAAACTCGTGAGTACATGTGGATACccgaaaaaaaaatattttatatatttttaaaataaattttaaataaaattacaaatatatatatatataatataaattaaattaaatataaattaaaatttaattttaattaaatttaacctaataaaatataattatattttatttttaattaaatttaattaaaaaatatataaattatttttttattttattttctacgGGTAACGGGTACCCGTGGGTTAGGTAGTATATTACCCGTACCCAACCCatttagaagcgggtattaaaatatccgctatCCGTGGATAGTAAATATTCGCGGATAGTAATTATCCCGTGAATTTTACCCGTAGATACATGTGTCCGcagatttttttgtcatccctatatatattagagttgtcaaaatagGTCACAACGCgcgggccaacccggcccaccacagGTTCGGGCCGGGTtgggtttaaaaaaattgtattttttttatgcgggtcagatttcaacccggctcatttaaaccTGGCTCATGCAGGTTGAACCCGTGATGGGTTGGGTTGGCCCActaacccacctacctaattttgttttattaaaatttaattttaattttataaaaatatatttattttttttttgtttgaaaaaattatttaagttccttattttcaaaattaattaaacatccaggttgggagtgaaatttgtttatatttgaattatagaaagtttgtaattttttttgttaaaaaaattataattaaaaaaaattataattaaaaaaaattataattaagtaagCTAGGAAGCCAATCTGTTTACCCACCAACTCGTGGTGGGTCAGGCCAGGTTCAAATTGTTCTGGCTCGCTAAGAAAAAAGCCGagttggattgactcactaagtaaCTAATCCATAGTGGGTCGGACTAGATCGGGACGGATGACCCGttttgacatatatatatatatatatatatatatatatatatatatatatatatataatattatatttaatatattataggGATTTCATGCTCGGATCCTTCATTTATTGGGTCGTTTTGGGTCTACAAAAATTTAGTgacaatattataaatatggGTAGAGTTGGTACACCTTATAACACCTTATATTAGTGTTACGAATTATCTAAAAGTCACATGTTTTTTTCAtactttcaaattatttattctagaatatatatatatatatatatatatatatatatatatatatatatatatatatattaatcaaataaaattgcAATGAGTAATCAATTTTggagtaaaatattaaataaaattgatacaTTGTTAATTATGGATGAAGTTAATGATATTATGAAATTTGATTCAACTATAGAAGAATTAGTTAAAGGAGATTACAAAGTTGTTTTATAATACACaagataacattattttttgctCAAACTCAAAACAAGTGACATATACTTACATTGTAATAGATTTTCATAGGTATTTATGTAAGAAGATTTATTTGAATAGGTTTAATAGGTACATGGGATACTTTCttatatttgtctttattataaTGAGATAAGATACAATAGACTATttctaaaaatagaaaacttatcttaggttgaaaaaaatgttacaaatattatatttatgaaaagtGTTAAGAAGTGAAATTTAACTCAACTACATAAAATCAGCTTGTAcagtgaggtttgcatccacttatatactataaattaattttatatctagTCGATGTAAGACTTTAAACACACTCTCCACATCGAAGTATATGCATCTCAAGCGTGAGACAAGATACTAATGAGTGATTCGACaacgggtggaacaatatgtttttttatgatacAAATAAAGTCTCACATCATATAAAAGCAAGAGATGGATGGACATgattttatatacacataagatagcTTCTTTAGTAAGAGACCTTTTAGTACCAAAAGTAAATTTGTGAGAGCTTGGCCCAAAACGAACAATATCTTAGTActgtggagatctatgtgtgtGGAGAATATCTTACTACTGTGGAAACTTATGAGTATTGTCCCTCCCTACAATTGGTATAAGAGCTAATGGTTCAGGTCTGATGACCAGCTCAGACGAGTACATCCCTCCATGGTAAGGTGGAGCATTGACAACTAGATGAATCATGGGAGGTGGAGAGCAAGAGATGTTTAGTGGGTCTGCAAACCATAATGTACTCGTGGATAACAAAAGACTTCCATTGTAGGGGAGGTGGAGAACCATAGTTTAACCTATGGCtatgataccatattaaaaagtgggttttaagcctaactcaatctcacaaaattaGCTTGTAAGGTTAGGTTTGTAactatttatatactataaattgaacATATCTCTAATCGATATGAGactttcaacaaaaatatttataactcaatataattaaaacaaataaatgtgattattcttttaaatcatGTGGAATGCTATTGAGCAAAGGCTACAAAAGTGATTCTCATTGTGGATATTATAACCATGAGTTGGTTTATATATTAAtaggtgatggacaaatttgtaatcaccaaaatatgatgtcacaaacttgtttcacaatcggcaagtatgaccgaatcgttcaagtaataaacttggtaagaccaagtatcgttcttcccaaaggactcacggcctagtttagttgtgtggtttcttgattaactaagacttacaaacgaaatatttggattatattatgcaaaagacgaaaataaacatgtatgcatgaaatttgatcaatggcaaagacaaaagataaacactttcaattaaatatatgaatgaatatgttgttgggggtcaatttcatctcatccactctcatacattttaggaattcaacattcaaatcatcattgttaatgccactctctaaagtaccattctagatggcttctccctaatcacgagttcatacaattcctagcattcctaatgattagttcataagtgcaggagcttaacgacaaccaatataatattgggagaaattccccggatctagacttccccgtacgtgtccgtatcgacaaaaccaataatcatgcattgaatgagttaaactatgcaagcattgagcaaagaggaaaaaccctaactaatgatgaaagaaagcataaatcttagattaagatgcaagcataaattccatatatgagagcttcaagagattacattgattccccaacaaacatacaaagtttagttcaccatattcatggtgaacctagatgaattacaatgaaagtatgaaagaataaaccctaaaaaggtgaagaggtagcctgagcatccaagatcttccttcaaaggggtggaagagagagtgtttgcctcgtttctgccaaagatacctaaccctaggaaaccctaaagcttaaataccattcgtaaattacaaaaagtcaagcccaagcccattaaagtgccgctcagcggtaaaataccgctcagcggccattctgcccctcagcggacctcccgcaacctcttgagtgtcgctcagcggtaaaatgccgctgagcggtgacttcgacttcttctttttgcactcttcgattccttttctgattctatctctctccttcttcacttctttcactaaattcaccttaaaacctgcacaaaaacactgaaatcaagcataaacctgtccagctctcttatttatgaaaatatggataaaagtatgatttcaagctagtttctaagtctaaaggttgcttttagtatcaattttaagcatgaaaataacagtttttcaactgttatcacaaccccaaacttagaactttgcttgtcctcaagcaaacaaaatgtaactcaatctccaaccaattcatatgatggttcactcattcaaaaatcctctttttcaagataaataacaacttcactcaaacttatgaccaagagttcaatcaagatgtgcacatgctttagtgttcacaaagtcatttaatttccaacaaatgctatttttcatgaatgatcaatcaattaagcatggatgttcatgtgcttatggactatttcctcactaggtaaagtgtttcactcaacacacaagtgtataagaggtgaggtgtttcactccttcactctattatcacaatgtcacacgaatcaactttgcctttcattttaccacaatcaaaaacattcacaagcatgcatcatcacaaggacttttcaatggcttataatgtggctgggctaacaagaaaattggtttttctggatcacaaaatccttgagttaagagaatcataacaacacaatcatcttattcattcctaactttcttttacctttgcatttgcattgagctttacttctttttcttttctctttgcatattcttactttttttttttttaactcttagctcaatgcttttcttttcatgttttcccaacaaccccaaaattgaacatttaacaataccatacaagatcttctacttaactcaaggtaaatattttcaatcaaaggttttcagtgtatgttcaaggctaagggttcaaaggatagaacacaacgtgttctcttttagtaggctaactttatgaatttggccaataaaaagggttccaacaaatggccttgatcacatgatgcaaaacaagcaattgattcaatcatagaaaacctgggcaaaatcattcatgctttcaaagtaatagcattcaatcataccaaaaactctggagctcaaaacctcacatataagctcattcacatttgacatacacatcctgcttaatctcacaatcacaatcataatatcatgcatttgttcacaaagcttgtgaatcacctgtataagcattttaatgtgcacatctatctcaacatcaatcaatcaataagcatcatcaagcagtacttatcacacaatcacagttaatagcaaaccatcataacaaaccaggtgttcaatagagtacatcaaaccctaatctaaaaacaaaaacaaataagttcagaaaacttaaaccacaaaagcataatcatatgatagcattcatcagtaaatgctatctcagctcctaatcagtctgagctgtcatctgtatcttcctcttcttggatcttctagtcttgattctttttgcccgatgaggaggccatccctgcatcaaacataattcacaaaaccaaaagatacattgttaagcattagtaaaccacaatgaagaaatcagccccttcaatgatgctctctcccaaccccaaacttagatgaaaaactagtgagcaagtgagtggaagggagattttctaaagagggatgagggaaaagttgtagagaacctttgaaaaggtatgtaggagtgtgtgtgtgcagagaagagcctgaaaataaaagcatttgcgcagtttagggtttaagaataccctaatgggctcgggtcccgctaaggggaactaaagcccaatctgcgagagtaccgctcagcggtaaaataccgctcagcggcactttcgtgatgtgctcctctccttcttttcttaacctacatgtcttccctacatgcccctcctgggttccctgcaattcaatgtaaaaaatgcttatgcaaatcctaactaaaataatcaaacagaaacaatcaatcaactgg
This sequence is a window from Vigna angularis cultivar LongXiaoDou No.4 chromosome 2, ASM1680809v1, whole genome shotgun sequence. Protein-coding genes within it:
- the LOC108329759 gene encoding 4-hydroxy-tetrahydrodipicolinate synthase, chloroplastic, translated to MATLKTLCFRAATFPDYPSNVTNNKNTRSSNWKPPQAAVKPSLHLPMRSFELKNRTSPEDIKCLRLITAIKTPYLPDGRFDLEAYDDLVNMQIGEGVEGVIVGGTTGEGQLMSWEEHIMLIAHTVNCFGGKVKVIGNTGSNSTREAIHATEQGFAVGMHAALHINPYYGKTSLDGMVAHFQSVLPMGPTIIYNVPSRTGQDIPPHVIQTLAESSNLAGVKECVGNDRIKQYTDNDIVVWSGNDDQCHDARWDYGATGVISVTSNLVPGLMRELMYGLNPRLNSKLLPLIDWLFHMPNPIGLNTALAQLGVVRPVFRLPFVPLPFEKRIEFANIVKAIGREHFVGNKDVEVLDDEDFFLVSRY